In Ochrobactrum sp. Marseille-Q0166, a single genomic region encodes these proteins:
- a CDS encoding Glu/Leu/Phe/Val dehydrogenase, which translates to MTKENLLESALVRLDEAASHINIDPDVIEKLKYARETMKVRLMIRMDDGSRKSFLAWRCRYDDTRGPTKGGIRYHPESTAEEVETLAFWMTFKCAVMNLPYGGGKGAIQVDPRQLSKAELERLSRAYIQAFSGIIGPDRDIPAPDVYTNSMIMGWMADEYSQIVGQSSPGVITGKPLALGGSLGRNDATARGGFYLVRHLSEDLGLASTLRVTVQGFGNAGQFIAKLMASDGHKIVAVSDSSGAVYCANGLDLDALLDAKANNKSVVSTAGKNGHEAITPDELVAAECDVLVPSAMENMIHVDNAASIKAKLIVELANGPITPEADEILAKNGVIVLPDILANAGGVTVSYFEWVQNRQGYYWTLEEIHERLKTIMEREGRAIWNHAKEHKVTVRSAAYVHALQRLAQAIEAHGTQSDFTA; encoded by the coding sequence ATGACTAAGGAGAATCTACTCGAAAGCGCACTCGTTCGTCTGGACGAGGCCGCAAGCCACATCAATATCGATCCGGATGTTATCGAAAAACTCAAATACGCCCGTGAAACGATGAAAGTGCGCTTGATGATCCGTATGGATGACGGATCGCGCAAATCCTTTCTTGCATGGCGTTGCCGTTATGACGACACGCGCGGCCCAACCAAAGGCGGCATTCGCTACCACCCTGAATCCACCGCTGAGGAAGTCGAAACGCTTGCTTTCTGGATGACCTTCAAATGTGCAGTGATGAACCTGCCTTATGGTGGCGGCAAGGGTGCTATTCAGGTTGACCCGCGCCAACTCTCCAAGGCCGAGCTTGAGCGCCTTTCGCGCGCTTATATTCAAGCTTTCTCCGGCATCATCGGCCCGGACCGCGATATTCCAGCGCCGGATGTTTACACCAACTCCATGATCATGGGCTGGATGGCAGACGAATATTCGCAGATCGTCGGCCAGTCTTCACCTGGGGTCATAACAGGCAAACCACTGGCGCTAGGTGGCTCCCTAGGCCGAAATGATGCGACTGCACGTGGCGGCTTCTATCTTGTGCGTCATCTGTCGGAAGATCTCGGGCTTGCCTCAACGCTTCGCGTCACGGTTCAGGGTTTCGGCAATGCCGGCCAGTTCATTGCAAAGCTCATGGCAAGCGATGGCCACAAAATCGTTGCTGTATCGGATTCATCAGGCGCGGTTTACTGCGCAAACGGTCTTGATCTCGACGCGCTTCTGGACGCCAAGGCAAACAACAAGTCGGTTGTTTCCACGGCTGGCAAGAATGGTCATGAAGCGATTACCCCGGATGAACTGGTCGCAGCCGAATGCGACGTTCTCGTTCCAAGTGCTATGGAAAACATGATCCATGTCGACAATGCAGCCTCCATTAAGGCAAAGCTGATTGTCGAATTGGCCAATGGACCAATCACGCCAGAAGCCGACGAAATCCTGGCGAAAAACGGTGTCATCGTTCTTCCAGACATTCTGGCGAATGCTGGCGGTGTGACTGTGTCCTATTTCGAATGGGTACAGAATCGTCAGGGTTATTACTGGACGCTCGAAGAAATCCATGAACGCCTGAAGACCATCATGGAGCGTGAAGGCCGCGCAATCTGGAACCACGCCAAAGAGCACAAGGTCACTGTCCGCTCCGCGGCTTATGTGCACGCCCTGCAACGACTTGCGCAGGCGATCGAAGCCCACGGCACGCAGAGCGACTTCACTGCTTAA
- the cueR gene encoding Cu(I)-responsive transcriptional regulator, with translation MNIGQAATASGISAKMIRHYETIGLIEAADRTSSGYRVYTQKDVETLRFIRSSRDLGFQVEQIKALLTLWRDRNRASSDVKKVALQHVQDLEAKMKQLQNMADTLRHLAHNCHGDNRPDCPIIHELANNKDHSSSPRKGELLHGKI, from the coding sequence ATGAATATCGGCCAGGCAGCAACCGCATCAGGCATATCGGCGAAAATGATTCGCCATTATGAGACTATCGGGCTTATCGAGGCCGCCGACAGGACCAGCTCCGGCTATCGCGTTTACACCCAGAAAGATGTCGAAACGCTACGCTTCATCCGCTCCAGCCGCGACCTTGGCTTTCAGGTTGAACAGATTAAAGCGTTGCTCACGCTCTGGCGTGATCGCAACCGTGCGTCATCCGACGTGAAAAAAGTTGCGCTGCAGCATGTTCAAGACCTCGAAGCCAAAATGAAGCAATTGCAGAACATGGCCGACACGCTGCGCCACCTCGCCCATAATTGCCATGGCGACAACCGGCCAGACTGCCCGATCATTCATGAGCTTGCGAATAATAAAGATCATTCTTCATCGCCGCGAAAGGGCGAACTGCTGCACGGCAAGATTTAA
- a CDS encoding glucose/quinate/shikimate family membrane-bound PQQ-dependent dehydrogenase, with product MLVSLTAILLLLIGLGLGAAGIYLVTLGGSWFFVIAAIGFLLTGIFLFKRSAIALWIYALVILGALGWAVSEVGFDWWGLGSTGGVIVLLGLWLLTPWIRKPLNGGGLPLTIATLAALVVAGYSMTQDPWNISGDLPTEKVVSSPDLGGNVPDGEWHQYGRTPYGQRYSPLTQITPKNVSKLKVAWQYQTGDVKQPEDVGETTYQVTPLKIGDSLYLCTPHNWAIALDAATGKEKWKFDPKVGFNTDRQHQTCRGVSYWKDSTATAGAKCSERVYLPTSDARLIALDTQTGEICTDFANGGTLDLGHGMKYNPAGYYYSTSPPAVVGDKIIVGGAVNDNYSTEEQSGVIRAFDIRTGDLLWNWDSGNPDVTTPLPEGQHYTTNSPNSWSVSSVDEGLGLIFIPLGNQVPDQLGMNRSENVEKYSSSIVALDVNTGQPRWVRQTVHHDLWDMDVPAQPVLLEINGVPALVGPTKQGDIYVLDRRTGEPIIPVREIPAPTGAIPEDHTSPTQPISDLTFSPAPLTESSMWGVTLFDQLACRIAFRQHFYEGRYTPPSLKGTIVYPGNFGVFNWGSVAVDPVRQVMFGMPTYLAFTSKLVPRADVPPRGQDEKGSEQGLNRNDGAPYGVFMGPFVSPLGIPCQTPPWGFVAGVDLRTGKIAYKHRNGTIEDMAPVPLPLKVGVPGIGGPMITAGGVVFLGAAVDDYLRAYDLTNGKVLWEARLPAGGQSTPMTYTVNDEQFVLMVAGGHGSVGTKPGDYVIAYKLGK from the coding sequence TTGCTTGTTTCTCTGACGGCTATTTTACTTTTATTGATTGGTCTTGGACTCGGTGCCGCGGGCATCTACCTTGTCACACTGGGCGGCAGCTGGTTTTTCGTCATTGCTGCCATTGGCTTTCTGCTGACGGGCATCTTCCTTTTCAAAAGAAGTGCAATTGCGCTCTGGATTTACGCGCTCGTCATTCTTGGCGCGCTTGGTTGGGCTGTCTCTGAAGTCGGTTTCGACTGGTGGGGCCTTGGTTCGACCGGCGGCGTGATCGTTCTTCTCGGCCTGTGGCTCTTGACGCCATGGATAAGAAAGCCGCTCAATGGCGGCGGCTTGCCGCTGACTATTGCCACTCTGGCAGCTCTGGTGGTCGCCGGTTATTCGATGACGCAGGATCCATGGAATATTTCGGGTGACCTGCCCACCGAAAAAGTGGTTTCATCACCTGATCTGGGCGGCAATGTTCCCGATGGGGAGTGGCATCAATATGGCCGCACACCTTACGGGCAGCGCTATTCGCCGCTGACGCAAATCACACCTAAAAATGTTTCCAAGCTTAAGGTTGCCTGGCAATATCAGACCGGTGATGTGAAGCAGCCGGAAGATGTCGGTGAAACGACCTATCAGGTCACACCGCTGAAAATTGGCGATTCGCTTTATCTATGTACGCCGCATAACTGGGCTATTGCGCTTGATGCGGCGACCGGCAAGGAAAAGTGGAAGTTCGATCCAAAGGTCGGTTTTAATACCGACCGTCAGCACCAGACCTGCCGTGGGGTGAGCTACTGGAAGGATTCAACTGCTACTGCCGGTGCCAAATGCTCGGAACGTGTCTATTTGCCAACCTCGGATGCACGTCTGATCGCGCTTGACACTCAGACAGGCGAAATCTGCACCGACTTTGCCAATGGTGGTACGCTCGATCTCGGTCATGGCATGAAGTACAACCCGGCTGGTTATTACTATTCGACCTCGCCACCGGCAGTTGTCGGCGATAAGATTATCGTTGGCGGTGCGGTCAATGATAACTATTCGACTGAAGAGCAGTCGGGCGTTATCCGCGCTTTCGACATTCGTACCGGTGATTTGCTGTGGAACTGGGATTCCGGCAATCCTGATGTAACCACGCCGCTGCCGGAAGGTCAGCACTATACGACCAACTCACCGAATAGCTGGTCGGTTTCCAGTGTTGATGAGGGCCTTGGTCTGATCTTCATCCCGCTGGGTAATCAGGTTCCCGATCAGCTCGGCATGAACCGAAGCGAAAATGTTGAGAAATATTCGTCGTCTATCGTCGCTCTTGATGTGAATACCGGACAGCCCCGGTGGGTACGCCAGACGGTGCATCATGATCTGTGGGATATGGATGTGCCCGCACAGCCTGTGCTGCTTGAAATCAATGGCGTTCCGGCACTGGTTGGACCAACCAAGCAGGGTGACATTTATGTGCTTGATCGCCGCACGGGTGAACCGATTATTCCGGTTCGTGAAATTCCGGCGCCGACCGGTGCAATCCCGGAAGATCATACATCCCCGACGCAGCCGATTTCTGATCTGACATTCAGCCCGGCACCGCTTACAGAAAGCAGCATGTGGGGCGTGACACTGTTTGATCAACTGGCATGCCGCATTGCTTTCCGCCAGCATTTCTATGAAGGCCGGTATACGCCACCTTCCTTAAAGGGCACGATTGTCTATCCGGGCAATTTCGGTGTCTTCAACTGGGGCAGCGTGGCGGTCGATCCTGTGCGTCAGGTTATGTTCGGTATGCCGACTTATCTGGCTTTCACCTCAAAGCTTGTTCCCCGTGCGGATGTTCCGCCACGCGGTCAGGATGAAAAGGGGAGCGAACAGGGTCTGAATCGTAATGACGGCGCACCCTATGGTGTCTTTATGGGACCATTCGTCAGCCCGCTGGGCATTCCGTGCCAGACACCGCCGTGGGGTTTTGTTGCGGGTGTTGATCTGCGTACTGGCAAAATCGCCTATAAGCATCGCAATGGTACGATTGAGGATATGGCCCCTGTTCCCCTGCCGCTTAAAGTTGGTGTTCCCGGTATTGGAGGACCGATGATTACGGCTGGTGGTGTAGTGTTCCTTGGTGCAGCCGTGGATGATTATCTGCGTGCTTATGATCTCACCAATGGCAAAGTGCTTTGGGAAGCACGCTTGCCTGCGGGCGGTCAGTCAACACCGATGACCTATACCGTCAATGATGAGCAATTTGTCCTGATGGTTGCGGGTGGACATGGCTCGGTTGGCACCAAGCCGGGCGATTACGTGATTGCCTACAAACTTGGGAAATAA
- a CDS encoding heavy metal translocating P-type ATPase, whose product MNKPVKSDKTSFAIPVEGMSCASCVSSVEKAVAKVPGVEKVSVNLATERADVTFKAVPDMPAVIDAIRKAGYDVPASSADLAIEGMSCASCVSNVEKALNAVPGVTRASVNLATERAHVELAGQVPLSDLIRAVEKAGYEARSLEEAGSVAKPETQSEKRDAEAVELKKNVILAAVLTLPVFILEMGSHLVPALHMFVMETIGMQNSWYFQFVLTTLVLFGPGMRFFKKGIPALLRAAPDMNSLVVVGTTAAWGFSVVATFWPDILPEGTVNVYFEAAAVIVTLILIGRYLEARAKGRTSAAISRLVGLQAKSARVMRNGETIDVPLEDVRAGDIVQVRPGEKVPVDGAVIEGSSYVDESMITGEPVPVAKEAGAEVVGGTINKTGAFTFRATKVGRDMVISQIVRMVEDAQADKLPIQAKVDKVTGWFVPAVLGAALITFIAWLLIGGTAMMGYALVNAIAVVIIACPCAMGLATPTSIMVGTGRAAEFGVLFRRGDALQTLRDASVIAVDKTGTLTQGKPALAHFAVVDGIDKDEALALVAAVEARSEHPIADAIVSAAKEQGLKLADVSDFESVPGFGLKAKVSGHEVAIGADRYMQKLGADVSVFADDASRLGDEGQTPLYAAIDGKLAAIITVADPMKETTPAAIAAMHEQGLKVAMITGDNRRTAQAIAKRLGIDEVVAEVLPDGKVEALKRLSAGGNRIAFVGDGINDAPALAAADVGIAIGTGTDIAIESADVVLMSGDLRGVVNAIAISKATIRNISENLFWAFAYNVALIPVAAGILYPFTGTLLSPVLAAGAMALSSIFVLSNALRLRGFKSPMA is encoded by the coding sequence ATGAACAAGCCAGTCAAATCCGATAAAACAAGTTTTGCCATTCCGGTTGAGGGCATGAGCTGCGCCTCCTGTGTATCTTCCGTTGAGAAAGCTGTCGCAAAAGTGCCGGGTGTTGAAAAGGTGTCTGTCAATCTGGCGACTGAACGCGCCGATGTGACCTTCAAGGCAGTCCCCGACATGCCTGCGGTTATCGATGCTATCCGCAAAGCTGGTTACGACGTACCAGCATCAAGTGCTGATCTTGCTATTGAGGGTATGAGTTGCGCTTCCTGTGTGAGCAATGTTGAGAAGGCATTGAATGCAGTACCCGGCGTGACGCGTGCAAGCGTCAATCTCGCAACCGAGCGTGCCCATGTTGAACTGGCTGGGCAGGTGCCGCTTTCTGATCTGATCAGGGCAGTTGAAAAGGCTGGTTATGAAGCCCGTTCGCTCGAGGAAGCCGGCAGCGTTGCAAAGCCTGAAACGCAATCTGAAAAGCGCGATGCGGAAGCGGTTGAGCTGAAAAAGAATGTCATTCTGGCAGCGGTTCTGACGCTGCCGGTCTTTATTCTTGAAATGGGATCACATCTCGTTCCGGCTTTGCACATGTTTGTCATGGAAACGATCGGGATGCAGAACAGCTGGTATTTCCAGTTTGTGCTGACAACGCTTGTGCTGTTTGGTCCGGGCATGCGGTTTTTCAAAAAAGGCATTCCGGCTTTGTTGCGCGCAGCCCCCGACATGAATTCGCTGGTTGTGGTCGGTACAACGGCGGCGTGGGGCTTTTCGGTTGTTGCGACTTTCTGGCCTGACATTCTGCCTGAAGGAACCGTCAATGTCTATTTTGAGGCTGCAGCCGTCATTGTCACACTGATCCTGATTGGCCGCTATCTGGAAGCGCGCGCCAAGGGGCGCACTTCGGCTGCAATCAGCCGTCTCGTTGGCTTGCAGGCAAAGTCAGCACGCGTCATGCGTAATGGTGAAACAATCGATGTGCCGCTGGAAGATGTTCGCGCAGGTGATATCGTTCAGGTCCGTCCGGGCGAGAAGGTTCCGGTTGACGGTGCAGTGATCGAAGGCTCGTCTTACGTGGATGAATCGATGATTACCGGCGAGCCTGTGCCTGTTGCCAAGGAAGCAGGCGCAGAAGTTGTCGGAGGCACGATCAACAAGACCGGTGCTTTCACCTTCCGCGCAACCAAAGTTGGGCGCGATATGGTCATCTCGCAGATCGTGCGGATGGTTGAGGATGCGCAGGCCGACAAGCTGCCCATTCAAGCCAAGGTCGATAAGGTCACCGGCTGGTTCGTACCTGCCGTTCTGGGTGCTGCACTCATCACCTTTATTGCATGGCTTTTAATCGGCGGTACGGCGATGATGGGCTACGCGCTGGTGAATGCTATCGCGGTTGTCATCATTGCGTGTCCATGCGCCATGGGTCTTGCAACGCCGACTTCAATCATGGTCGGCACCGGCCGGGCTGCCGAGTTCGGCGTTCTGTTCCGTCGTGGTGATGCACTGCAAACCTTGCGCGACGCATCGGTGATTGCGGTCGACAAAACGGGTACATTGACGCAGGGCAAGCCCGCTCTGGCGCATTTCGCTGTTGTTGATGGTATCGATAAAGATGAAGCGCTGGCGCTGGTTGCTGCGGTGGAAGCGCGTTCCGAGCATCCAATTGCCGATGCGATTGTGAGCGCTGCAAAGGAACAGGGTCTGAAACTTGCTGATGTTTCCGATTTTGAATCCGTCCCTGGCTTCGGGCTGAAAGCCAAAGTATCCGGCCATGAAGTTGCCATTGGGGCTGATCGCTATATGCAAAAGCTTGGGGCTGATGTTTCAGTCTTTGCGGATGATGCCAGCCGTTTGGGTGATGAAGGCCAGACACCGCTTTATGCCGCAATCGATGGAAAGCTTGCAGCAATCATCACGGTTGCCGATCCGATGAAGGAAACTACGCCTGCCGCCATTGCTGCCATGCATGAGCAGGGTCTGAAAGTGGCGATGATCACGGGCGATAATCGCCGCACTGCACAGGCGATTGCCAAGCGCCTTGGCATTGATGAAGTCGTTGCGGAAGTGCTGCCCGATGGTAAGGTCGAGGCGTTGAAGCGTCTGTCGGCTGGTGGAAATCGCATTGCCTTCGTGGGCGATGGTATCAATGACGCACCCGCACTTGCGGCTGCCGATGTGGGTATCGCGATTGGCACCGGCACAGATATTGCGATTGAAAGTGCGGATGTTGTGCTGATGTCGGGCGATCTGCGTGGCGTGGTCAATGCGATTGCAATCTCGAAAGCCACCATTCGCAATATCAGCGAAAACCTGTTCTGGGCATTTGCCTATAATGTCGCGCTGATCCCGGTTGCAGCCGGTATTCTCTATCCGTTCACAGGCACGCTTTTGTCGCCGGTGCTGGCGGCCGGCGCCATGGCGCTTTCCAGTATTTTTGTGCTGAGCAACGCGCTGCGACTGCGTGGGTTCAAAAGCCCGATGGCTTGA
- a CDS encoding bifunctional diguanylate cyclase/phosphodiesterase: MAKREAGEAYAGDAVVRTSDEDFRVLFTTHPTPMWVYDPETLRFVVMNETACALYGYSPDDVPAMTVLDIRPKSEHEQMLAAIRDKSDLERPRQWQHIKANGDIIEVVTYGRQVLFNGKNAILAIIQDLTELTQITRQANHTQSLLDGLVDNMPLGVFVKDMHDEGRYVLYNKAAAAICGHRIEQVVGSLDAEIFPVEEAKLLTQQDRLAMRRGDVLTIERDIGFIDGTPRRMRIVKRPIPPIGSDHPRYLIGIVEDITERRQTEQRMAHIAMHDSLTDLPNRAYFSQHIEAMLKKGESAPAFALLYLDIDHFKNINDSRGHQIGDQLLQQTAERLKCLTNSDQFLARLGGDEFALIFRSDTVSHIAMFADRLLSAFEDPFELGATSEFISCSIGIAQAPLHGDCTDVLMRNADLALYAAKANGRRTFSFYQQSLRLAVEKRHAMMTDLRIALASEQFELHYQPIFNLKTGQISGFEVLLRWWHPTLGLVSPADFIPIAEEAGLIGTIGDWVLRQACLEAASWPHGIKVSVNLSPVQFNQTTLLDSVTGALQAASLCPERLELEITESVFLQNSKHNTEQLFELRRLGVRIAMDDFGTGYSSLSYLRSFPFDKIKVDRSFVSGIEVDTRDLAIIQAVATLGAGFRIVTTAEGVETKQQLDCLREQNFGEVQGFLMGRPMPASEVTDFIQTRCGLILEMIGSEREMSL, translated from the coding sequence ATGGCAAAGCGAGAAGCCGGAGAGGCTTACGCGGGTGATGCGGTGGTGCGAACCTCAGATGAGGATTTTCGCGTCCTGTTCACGACACACCCCACGCCGATGTGGGTTTATGATCCTGAAACATTGCGCTTTGTCGTAATGAACGAAACTGCATGTGCGCTCTATGGCTATTCGCCAGATGACGTACCTGCAATGACGGTTCTCGATATCCGTCCCAAGAGCGAACATGAGCAAATGCTCGCTGCAATACGCGACAAGAGCGACCTTGAGCGCCCCCGACAGTGGCAGCATATCAAAGCCAATGGCGATATAATTGAGGTCGTAACTTATGGGCGGCAGGTTTTGTTCAATGGAAAAAATGCCATCCTTGCGATCATTCAGGATCTGACTGAACTTACCCAGATCACCCGGCAGGCTAACCATACGCAGTCACTGCTTGATGGTCTGGTTGACAACATGCCTTTGGGTGTTTTCGTTAAAGATATGCACGATGAGGGGCGCTATGTTCTTTATAATAAAGCTGCCGCTGCCATTTGTGGCCATCGCATTGAACAGGTTGTAGGTTCTCTCGATGCAGAGATTTTTCCTGTCGAAGAGGCAAAGCTTCTGACGCAGCAGGATCGTCTGGCCATGCGCCGGGGCGATGTGCTGACGATAGAACGCGATATTGGATTTATAGACGGAACGCCACGCAGAATGCGGATTGTCAAGCGTCCCATTCCCCCAATCGGTAGCGATCATCCGCGTTATCTGATCGGAATAGTTGAGGATATTACTGAACGGCGACAAACTGAACAGCGCATGGCGCATATCGCAATGCATGACAGCCTCACGGATTTGCCGAACCGTGCCTATTTTTCTCAACACATTGAAGCCATGTTGAAAAAGGGCGAAAGCGCCCCGGCATTTGCACTTCTTTATCTCGATATTGATCATTTCAAAAATATCAACGACAGCAGAGGTCATCAGATTGGCGACCAGTTGCTGCAACAGACTGCTGAACGTCTCAAGTGTCTCACCAATAGCGACCAGTTTCTTGCGCGGCTGGGTGGCGATGAGTTCGCCCTGATTTTTCGCAGCGATACTGTTTCCCATATTGCCATGTTTGCGGACAGGCTTTTGTCTGCATTTGAGGACCCGTTTGAATTGGGGGCGACATCAGAGTTTATCTCTTGCAGTATCGGGATTGCTCAAGCGCCACTGCATGGCGATTGTACGGATGTGCTGATGCGCAATGCCGATCTGGCGCTTTATGCGGCCAAGGCCAATGGCCGGAGGACATTCAGCTTCTATCAACAGTCCCTGCGTCTGGCTGTCGAAAAACGCCATGCTATGATGACAGATCTGCGTATTGCATTGGCATCGGAACAATTCGAACTGCATTATCAGCCCATCTTCAATCTGAAAACAGGTCAAATATCCGGCTTTGAAGTCCTGCTTCGATGGTGGCACCCCACTTTGGGTCTGGTGTCGCCCGCAGATTTCATTCCGATTGCTGAAGAAGCAGGCTTGATCGGAACTATTGGCGACTGGGTGCTCAGACAAGCCTGCCTTGAGGCAGCTTCCTGGCCGCATGGGATCAAGGTTTCAGTCAATCTTTCGCCGGTGCAGTTCAATCAAACGACGCTGCTCGATTCTGTCACTGGAGCACTTCAAGCGGCGTCCCTTTGCCCCGAGCGCCTTGAGCTCGAAATCACGGAATCTGTATTTCTGCAAAACAGCAAACATAATACCGAACAGCTGTTTGAACTGCGCCGTTTGGGTGTTCGGATTGCCATGGATGATTTTGGTACGGGCTATTCATCTCTTAGCTATCTGCGCTCATTCCCGTTTGACAAAATCAAGGTGGATCGGAGTTTTGTATCGGGTATTGAAGTCGATACCCGCGATCTGGCGATCATTCAGGCTGTTGCTACGCTTGGGGCTGGTTTTCGGATTGTCACGACAGCCGAAGGTGTAGAAACCAAGCAGCAGCTCGACTGCCTGCGCGAACAGAATTTTGGTGAGGTGCAGGGCTTTCTGATGGGCCGCCCCATGCCTGCCAGTGAAGTGACTGATTTCATTCAGACGCGATGCGGCTTAATTCTTGAAATGATTGGGTCTGAAAGAGAAATGTCGCTCTGA